Proteins found in one Apium graveolens cultivar Ventura unplaced genomic scaffold, ASM990537v1 ctg6086, whole genome shotgun sequence genomic segment:
- the LOC141703018 gene encoding uncharacterized protein LOC141703018 — MVNLFKILEPLVNRAVKLAGLTPKLVEIEPGTVLNFWVPTKVAQKPVVVFLHSFAANGILTWLFQAMSLSGTYSVYVPDFIFFGNSVTDKYDRTSAFQAECVARGLQKLGVEKCTIVGLSYGGMVGFEMARKYQDLVESMVVTGTVMEMTESITAAGMAKFGGESWSDLLMPETVDGVKEMMSSGTHKLPWLPDVFYRHFLEAMFDNRKEKNELLKVLVVKDKDAAAPNYTQRIHLLWGDDDKIFNSQVAENIKGKLGDNASLEYIEKAGHLAPLERPFVYTQQLKKALASFQTQVKHK; from the exons ATGGTGAATCTTTTTAAGATATTAGAGCCACTTGTAAATAGGGCGGTCAAACTAGCGGGGTTGACGCCAAAGCTAGTTGAGATCGAACCCGGAACAGTACTAAACTTTTGGGTTCCAACAAAAGTTGCCCAGAAGCCTGTTGTAGTGTTTCTTCATAGCTTTGCTGCTAATGGCATTCTCACATGGCTATTTCAAGCCATGTCTTTATCGGGCACGTACTCTGTGTACGTGCCTGATTTCATATTTTTCGGTAACTCTGTTACCGATAAATATGATCGCACGTCGGCTTTTCAAGCCGAGTGCGTGGCTCGTGGACTACAGAAACTGGGAGTCGAAAAATGTACAATTGTGGGTCTAAGTTATGGTGGTATGGTAGGGTTTGAAATGGCGAGAAAATATCAGGACCTGGTTGAGTCCATGGTGGTTACGGGGACGGTGATGGAGATGACGGAGTCGATCACGGCAGCTGGCATGGCGAAGTTTGGTGGAGAGAGCTGGTCAGATTTGCTGATGCCGGAGACTGTTGATGGTGTGAAAGAGATGATGAGTTCTGGTACACATAAGCTGCCTTGGCTGCCTGATGTATTTTACAGACATTTTCTGGAG GCTATGTTTGATAACAGAAAAGAGAAAAATGAACTTCTGAAGGTCTTGGTCGTCAAGGACAAAGATGCAGCTGCCCCCAATTACACCCAG AGGATTCATTTGTTGTGGGGCGATGATGATAAGATTTTCAACTCCCAAGTCGCCGAGAATATCAAGGG AAAACTGGGAGACAATGCGAGTCTTGAATACATAGAGAAGGCAGGCCATTTAGCACCATTGGAGCGACCTTTTGTATACACTCAGCAGCTTAAGAAAGCTCTTGCTTCTTTCCAGACGCAAGTTAAACACAAATAG